Proteins encoded together in one Pseudomonas sp. Seg1 window:
- a CDS encoding FAD:protein FMN transferase: protein MESFAGPTMGSTYSIKYVRHAGLAEPAQVRSEVEGILGEVDRQMSTYRSDSDIERFNALPAGRCQTMPAPILELIRVGEQLSEQSEGSYDLTVEPLMNLWGFGPQGREEKVPSDAALAEVLQEVGHQHLHIDGDQLCKDAAVEVDFNSVAAGYAVDTIAARLDAMGIHDYLAEATGELKAKGKKLDGSPWRIALEEPRDDQQVAERVINVDGYGVSTSGDYRHYFLQGGRRYSHTFDARSGAPVLHNLASVTVIHPSALMADGLSTLLLILGPERAWDYAEKHDIGAFFVIRADTGFVVRTSKAFERLSGAKID from the coding sequence ATGGAGAGCTTCGCAGGCCCGACCATGGGCAGCACGTATTCGATCAAGTACGTGCGCCACGCAGGCCTTGCTGAGCCAGCGCAGGTGCGCAGCGAAGTGGAGGGCATCCTCGGCGAAGTCGACCGACAGATGTCTACTTATCGCAGCGACTCCGACATCGAACGCTTCAATGCATTGCCCGCTGGCCGCTGTCAGACCATGCCTGCGCCAATCCTCGAATTGATCCGCGTGGGCGAGCAACTGTCAGAGCAAAGCGAAGGTTCCTACGACCTCACTGTCGAGCCGCTGATGAACCTCTGGGGTTTTGGCCCACAAGGTCGCGAAGAAAAGGTCCCGAGCGATGCCGCACTGGCAGAGGTGTTGCAGGAAGTCGGCCATCAGCATTTGCACATCGACGGCGATCAGCTGTGCAAGGACGCCGCTGTCGAAGTCGACTTCAACAGCGTCGCCGCCGGTTACGCTGTTGACACGATCGCCGCCAGGCTGGATGCCATGGGCATCCACGATTACCTCGCCGAAGCTACGGGTGAGCTGAAAGCCAAGGGCAAGAAGCTTGATGGCTCGCCGTGGCGCATTGCCCTGGAAGAGCCTCGCGATGATCAGCAAGTCGCCGAGCGGGTGATTAATGTCGACGGCTACGGCGTTTCCACCTCCGGCGACTACCGCCACTATTTCCTGCAGGGCGGGCGGCGCTATTCCCACACCTTCGATGCGCGTAGTGGCGCACCTGTCCTACACAACCTGGCGTCAGTCACGGTGATTCATCCTTCAGCGTTGATGGCCGATGGACTATCGACGCTGTTGCTGATTCTCGGGCCTGAAAGGGCTTGGGACTATGCCGAAAAGCATGACATTGGTGCATTCTTTGTAATTCGTGCCGATACAGGTTTTGTCGTCCGCACCAGCAAGGCTTTCGAGCGCCTCAGTGGCGCAAAAATTGACTGA
- the lolD gene encoding lipoprotein-releasing ABC transporter ATP-binding protein LolD: MSEKAILSCRNLGKSYEEGPESVEVLAGLQLELHPGERVAIVGTSGSGKSTLLNLLGGLDTPTKGSVWLDGEELSALSEKKRGLLRNRALGFVYQFHHLLPEFTALENVCMPLLIGKTPIPEARQRATALLERVGLGHRLEHKPAELSGGERQRVAIARALVNKPGLVMLDEPTGNLDSHTAQGIQDLMLELSTSMRTAFLVVTHDMNLARQMDRVLHLQEGCLTPI; this comes from the coding sequence ATGAGTGAAAAAGCAATCTTGAGCTGCCGCAACCTGGGCAAATCCTACGAGGAAGGCCCGGAGTCGGTAGAAGTGCTGGCCGGTCTGCAACTGGAGTTGCACCCGGGCGAGCGAGTGGCGATTGTCGGCACCTCGGGGTCGGGCAAAAGTACTTTGCTCAACCTGTTGGGCGGCCTCGACACGCCAACCAAGGGCAGTGTCTGGCTCGACGGTGAAGAACTGTCGGCGCTGAGTGAGAAAAAGCGCGGCCTGCTGCGTAACCGCGCGCTCGGTTTCGTTTACCAGTTCCACCACTTGCTGCCGGAATTCACCGCGCTGGAAAACGTCTGCATGCCGCTGTTGATTGGCAAGACGCCGATCCCGGAAGCCCGTCAGCGTGCTACCGCGTTGCTGGAGCGGGTAGGGCTGGGCCATCGCCTTGAGCACAAACCGGCGGAACTGTCCGGTGGCGAGCGTCAGCGTGTCGCCATCGCCCGCGCTTTGGTCAACAAGCCAGGCCTGGTGATGCTCGACGAGCCGACCGGCAACCTCGACTCCCACACCGCGCAGGGCATTCAGGATCTGATGCTGGAACTCAGCACCTCGATGCGTACCGCGTTTCTGGTAGTGACCCACGACATGAACCTGGCCCGCCAGATGGATCGCGTATTGCACCTGCAAGAAGGTTGCCTCACGCCCATCTGA
- a CDS encoding PilZ domain-containing protein yields MSTLDEEDRREYYRIEDTIALEIRPLSAPEAAGQEVLQDASPLFNLLSELHLSEFESQHLLRQISERDRAIAAFLKSQNKRIDLLSQVVALTVLGHIGEPQPVIISEGGIDFQYPTPIATGAHLSVKLVLMPQALGLLLRARVTHCDRKGEGYDVGTEFEHLTDAQRQLLARYILQKQAQERRLAREQNESGI; encoded by the coding sequence ATGTCGACATTAGATGAAGAAGATCGCCGCGAATACTACCGTATCGAGGACACGATCGCACTGGAAATTCGGCCCCTGTCCGCTCCCGAAGCCGCAGGCCAGGAAGTGTTGCAGGATGCTTCCCCGCTGTTCAACCTGCTCAGCGAACTGCACCTGAGCGAATTCGAGTCGCAGCACCTGCTGCGCCAGATCAGTGAACGCGACCGGGCCATCGCCGCGTTTCTGAAATCCCAGAACAAACGCATCGACCTGCTCAGTCAGGTGGTCGCCCTGACCGTGCTCGGCCATATCGGCGAGCCGCAACCGGTGATCATCTCCGAAGGCGGGATCGACTTTCAGTACCCGACGCCGATCGCCACGGGTGCACACCTGTCAGTGAAACTGGTGCTCATGCCGCAGGCACTGGGCCTGTTGCTGCGCGCCCGCGTCACCCATTGCGACCGCAAGGGCGAGGGTTATGACGTCGGTACCGAGTTCGAACACTTGACCGATGCCCAGCGCCAGTTGCTCGCCCGCTATATCTTGCAGAAGCAGGCCCAGGAACGACGTCTGGCCCGCGAACAGAACGAATCAGGCATTTAA
- a CDS encoding lipoprotein-releasing ABC transporter permease subunit: MFRPLFVFIGTRYTRAKRRNHFVSFISLTSMIGLALGVVVMIVVLSVMNGFDHEMRTRVLGMVPHATIESTEPISDWQSLATQVKQNPQVTAVAPFTQMQGLLTNNGQVSKVLLNAIDPALERNVSIIDNFMKQGKLDDLTPGSFGIVIGDKAATKLGVGIGDKITFVAPEVSVTPAGMFPRMKRFTVVGIFHVGAGELDGYLGVTNLQDLAKMHRWKPDQVQGIRLKFDDLFQAPRVAWNIAQQLGEDHYYARDWTRTHGNLYQAIRMEKAMIGLLLLLIVAVAAFNIISTLVMVVNDKKGDIAILRTLGATPGTIMRTFMVQGTVIGVVGTAIGAVVGIFAALNVSAAISALEGLIGHKFLNADVYFIDYLPSQVQSQDVVMVCAAALVLSFLATLYPAWRAARTQPAEALRYE, translated from the coding sequence ATGTTCAGACCTCTCTTCGTATTTATCGGCACGCGTTATACCCGTGCAAAGCGTCGCAATCATTTTGTGTCATTCATTTCCCTGACTTCGATGATCGGGCTCGCGCTTGGCGTGGTCGTGATGATCGTCGTGCTCTCGGTGATGAATGGCTTCGATCATGAGATGCGCACCCGCGTGCTGGGCATGGTGCCCCACGCGACCATCGAATCCACCGAGCCGATCAGCGATTGGCAAAGCCTGGCCACCCAGGTCAAGCAGAACCCGCAGGTGACGGCGGTTGCGCCGTTCACTCAAATGCAGGGGCTGCTGACCAATAACGGTCAGGTGTCCAAGGTGTTGCTCAACGCCATCGACCCTGCGCTTGAGCGCAATGTGTCGATCATCGACAACTTCATGAAGCAGGGCAAACTCGACGATTTGACGCCGGGCAGCTTCGGCATCGTGATTGGCGATAAAGCCGCGACCAAGCTCGGCGTGGGCATCGGTGACAAGATCACCTTCGTCGCGCCGGAGGTCAGCGTGACCCCGGCCGGGATGTTCCCGCGCATGAAACGCTTCACCGTGGTCGGCATTTTCCATGTCGGTGCCGGCGAGCTCGATGGTTATCTGGGCGTTACCAACCTGCAGGATCTGGCGAAAATGCATCGCTGGAAGCCTGATCAGGTGCAGGGCATTCGCCTGAAGTTCGACGATCTGTTCCAGGCACCGCGCGTGGCATGGAACATCGCCCAGCAGCTTGGCGAAGACCATTACTACGCCCGCGACTGGACGCGCACGCACGGCAATCTGTATCAGGCGATCCGCATGGAAAAAGCCATGATCGGCCTGCTGTTGCTGCTGATTGTTGCCGTGGCGGCGTTCAACATCATTTCCACACTAGTGATGGTGGTGAATGACAAGAAAGGCGACATCGCCATTCTGCGCACACTGGGCGCAACACCGGGCACGATCATGCGCACGTTCATGGTCCAGGGCACGGTCATCGGCGTGGTCGGCACGGCGATTGGCGCAGTGGTCGGGATCTTCGCCGCGCTTAATGTCAGCGCCGCGATTTCCGCCCTCGAAGGGCTGATCGGCCACAAATTCCTTAATGCTGACGTGTATTTCATTGATTATCTTCCGTCGCAGGTGCAGAGCCAGGATGTCGTAATGGTCTGCGCCGCGGCGTTGGTCTTGAGTTTCCTCGCCACCCTGTATCCCGCCTGGCGTGCCGCGCGCACCCAGCCGGCGGAGGCGCTACGTTATGAGTGA
- the sthA gene encoding Si-specific NAD(P)(+) transhydrogenase: MAVYNYDVVVLGSGPAGEGAAMNAAKAGRKVAMVDSRRQVGGNCTHLGTIPSKALRHSVRQIMQFNTNPMFRAIGEPRWFSFPDVLKSAEKVISKQVASRTGYYARNRVDVFFGTGSFADEQTIEVVCANGVVEKLVAKHIIIATGSRPYRPADIDFHHPRIYDSDTILSLGHTPRKLIVYGAGVIGCEYASIFSGLGVLVELVDNRGQLLSFLDSEISQALSYHFSNNNITVRHNEDYDRVEGVDNGVILHLKSGKKIKADALLWCNGRTGNTDQLGLENIGVKVNSRGQIEVDENYRTCVPNIYGAGDVIGWPSLASAAHDQGRSAAGSIVDNGSWRFVNDVPTGIYTIPEISSIGKNEQELTQAKVPYEVGKAFFKSMARAQIAGEPQGMLKILFHRETLEVLGVHCFGYQASEIVHIGQAIMSQPGELNTLKYFVNTTFNYPTMAEAYRVAAYDGLNRLF; the protein is encoded by the coding sequence ATGGCTGTCTACAACTACGACGTGGTGGTGCTGGGTTCCGGCCCGGCGGGAGAAGGCGCGGCAATGAACGCCGCCAAAGCAGGGCGCAAGGTCGCGATGGTCGACAGCCGTCGCCAGGTCGGCGGCAACTGCACCCACCTCGGCACCATCCCGTCCAAGGCACTGCGTCACTCGGTGCGGCAGATCATGCAGTTCAACACCAATCCGATGTTCCGGGCGATCGGCGAGCCACGCTGGTTCTCCTTCCCGGACGTGTTGAAAAGCGCCGAGAAAGTCATTTCCAAACAAGTCGCTTCGCGTACCGGCTACTACGCCCGTAACCGCGTCGACGTGTTCTTCGGCACCGGCAGCTTCGCCGACGAGCAAACCATCGAAGTGGTCTGCGCCAACGGTGTGGTCGAAAAACTGGTGGCCAAGCACATCATCATCGCCACCGGCTCGCGCCCGTATCGTCCGGCTGACATCGATTTCCACCACCCGCGCATCTACGATAGCGACACCATCCTCAGTCTCGGCCACACCCCGCGTAAGCTGATCGTTTACGGCGCCGGCGTAATTGGCTGTGAATACGCCTCGATCTTCAGCGGTCTGGGTGTGCTGGTTGAGCTGGTGGACAACCGTGGTCAGTTGCTGAGCTTCCTCGACTCGGAAATCTCTCAGGCTTTGAGCTACCACTTCAGCAACAACAACATCACCGTTCGCCATAACGAAGACTACGATCGCGTCGAAGGCGTGGACAACGGCGTGATCCTGCATCTGAAATCCGGCAAGAAGATCAAGGCTGACGCCTTGCTCTGGTGCAACGGCCGTACCGGTAACACCGATCAGTTGGGTCTGGAAAACATCGGCGTCAAGGTCAACAGTCGCGGTCAGATCGAAGTCGACGAGAACTACCGCACCTGCGTGCCGAACATTTATGGCGCAGGCGACGTGATCGGCTGGCCGAGCCTGGCCAGTGCCGCCCACGACCAGGGGCGTTCGGCCGCTGGCAGCATCGTCGACAACGGTAGCTGGCGCTTTGTGAATGACGTGCCGACCGGCATCTACACCATTCCGGAGATCAGCTCGATCGGCAAGAACGAGCAGGAACTGACCCAGGCCAAAGTGCCGTACGAAGTCGGCAAGGCGTTCTTCAAGAGCATGGCGCGAGCGCAGATCGCCGGCGAGCCGCAAGGCATGCTGAAGATCCTGTTCCACCGTGAAACCCTGGAAGTGTTGGGCGTTCACTGCTTCGGTTATCAGGCGTCGGAGATCGTCCACATCGGTCAGGCGATCATGAGCCAGCCGGGCGAACTGAACACCCTGAAATACTTCGTCAACACCACGTTCAACTACCCGACCATGGCCGAAGCCTATCGGGTAGCGGCGTACGACGGCCTCAACCGGCTTTTTTGA
- a CDS encoding MFS transporter encodes MSTTTGKGKAIFRVVSGNFLEMFDFMVYGFYATAIAKTFFPADSAFASLMLSLATFGAGFLMRPLGAIFLGAYIDRHGRRQGLIITLALMAAGTVLIACVPGYATLGVAAPLIVLFGRLLQGFSAGVELGGVSVYLAEIATPGRKGFFVSWQSASQQAAVVFAGLLGVALNHWLSPEQMGDWGWRVPFLIGCMIVPVIFVIRRSLEETPEFQARKHRPTLREIVRSIGQNFGIVIAGMALVVMTTVSFYLITAYTPTFGKAELHLSDFDALLVTVCIGLSNFFWLPVMGSVSDKIGRKPLLLAATILAILTAYPALSWLVANPSFSHLLIVELWLSFLYGSYNGAMVVALTEIMPVEVRTTGFSLAYSLATATFGGFTPAACTYLIHVLDNKAAPGIWLSGAAVLGLIATLVLFRGNKHELRTAQAAVPGGAR; translated from the coding sequence ATGTCCACCACCACGGGCAAAGGCAAAGCGATTTTCCGCGTTGTCAGCGGCAACTTCCTCGAAATGTTCGACTTCATGGTCTACGGCTTTTATGCCACGGCGATCGCCAAGACCTTCTTCCCGGCCGACAGTGCCTTCGCTTCGCTGATGCTTTCGCTCGCGACCTTCGGCGCCGGGTTTCTGATGCGTCCGCTGGGGGCTATTTTCCTCGGTGCCTACATTGACCGGCATGGTCGCCGCCAGGGCCTGATCATCACGCTGGCCCTGATGGCTGCCGGCACCGTGCTGATTGCCTGCGTTCCGGGATACGCCACACTCGGCGTCGCCGCGCCGCTGATCGTGTTGTTCGGCCGCTTGCTGCAAGGCTTCTCCGCTGGCGTCGAGTTGGGTGGTGTGTCGGTTTATCTGGCAGAAATCGCCACACCGGGGCGCAAGGGCTTTTTCGTCAGTTGGCAATCCGCGAGCCAACAAGCGGCGGTGGTCTTTGCCGGACTGCTGGGTGTTGCTCTCAACCATTGGCTGAGCCCGGAACAAATGGGTGACTGGGGCTGGCGTGTGCCGTTTCTGATCGGTTGCATGATCGTTCCGGTAATTTTCGTCATCCGCCGCTCACTGGAAGAAACCCCGGAATTCCAGGCACGCAAGCATCGCCCTACCCTGCGGGAAATCGTCCGTTCGATCGGACAGAACTTTGGCATCGTCATCGCCGGCATGGCGCTTGTGGTGATGACTACGGTGTCTTTTTACTTGATCACCGCATACACCCCGACGTTCGGCAAGGCTGAGCTGCACCTGTCGGATTTCGATGCGCTGCTGGTAACGGTGTGTATCGGCCTGTCGAACTTCTTCTGGCTGCCGGTAATGGGCTCGGTGTCCGACAAGATCGGCCGTAAACCCCTACTGCTCGCGGCTACGATTCTGGCGATTCTGACGGCCTACCCTGCCCTGTCGTGGCTGGTGGCCAACCCGAGTTTCAGTCATCTGCTGATCGTCGAACTGTGGCTGTCGTTCCTGTACGGCTCGTACAACGGCGCGATGGTCGTGGCGCTGACCGAGATCATGCCGGTGGAAGTGCGGACGACCGGGTTTTCGCTGGCCTACAGCCTGGCGACAGCGACGTTCGGCGGGTTTACGCCGGCAGCGTGCACTTATCTGATTCATGTGCTGGATAACAAGGCTGCGCCGGGGATCTGGCTCAGTGGTGCGGCGGTGTTGGGGTTGATTGCGACGCTGGTGTTGTTCCGGGGTAACAAACATGAGCTGCGCACGGCGCAAGCGGCTGTACCTGGCGGCGCCCGATAG
- a CDS encoding glycerophosphodiester phosphodiesterase family protein, translated as MTLIYGHRGAKGEAPENTLSSFQECLKHGVRRCELDLHLSKDGELMVIHDPTLKRTTDRRGKVVEHTAAELVTYDARKGGPGWIKPCPIPTLEELFEKCDFEHWQLEVKSASRTRAATTVLAIREMAQRHGLLDKVTITSSSREVLKAALDLVPDVSRGLVAEYAWLDPLKVAASYGCEILALNWTLCTPERLQKAQRQGLHVSVWTVNEPALMRRLADFGVDSLITDFPGLATATLENC; from the coding sequence GTGACCCTCATCTACGGCCACCGCGGCGCCAAGGGCGAAGCACCGGAAAATACCCTGAGCAGTTTTCAGGAATGTCTCAAGCACGGCGTGCGCCGTTGCGAACTCGATCTGCACCTGTCCAAGGACGGCGAGTTGATGGTCATTCACGACCCGACCCTCAAGCGCACCACCGACCGCCGTGGCAAAGTCGTCGAGCATACCGCAGCCGAACTGGTGACCTACGACGCACGCAAGGGCGGCCCGGGCTGGATCAAGCCCTGCCCGATTCCAACACTGGAGGAGTTGTTCGAGAAGTGTGATTTCGAGCACTGGCAGCTTGAAGTCAAAAGCGCTTCGCGTACTCGCGCTGCGACCACCGTGCTGGCGATTCGTGAAATGGCGCAGCGCCACGGCCTGCTGGACAAGGTGACGATCACGTCGAGTTCGCGGGAAGTCTTGAAAGCGGCGCTGGATCTGGTGCCGGATGTGTCACGGGGACTGGTGGCCGAATACGCCTGGCTCGACCCGTTGAAGGTCGCGGCAAGCTATGGCTGCGAAATTCTCGCGCTGAACTGGACGTTGTGTACGCCGGAACGCCTGCAGAAGGCGCAGCGTCAGGGGCTGCATGTGTCGGTTTGGACCGTCAACGAGCCTGCGCTGATGCGCAGACTCGCCGACTTCGGCGTTGACAGCCTGATTACAGACTTTCCCGGTTTGGCCACTGCCACCCTCGAGAATTGCTGA